One genomic region from Prevotella sp. Rep29 encodes:
- the clpB gene encoding ATP-dependent chaperone ClpB, whose amino-acid sequence MNLEQFTIKAQETIQEAVNIAQQHGQQSIEPIHLLKGVLQKGKDVTNYLFQKLGANPAQIEMLVEQDITHLPRVQGGQPYLSNDANLVMQQAVEQSKKMGDEFVSIEPILLALLTVNSTASRILKDAGITEKELRAAIAELRQGQRVQSQSADDNYQSLAKYAKNLVEEARQGKLDPVIGRDDEIRRVLQILSRRTKNNPILIGEPGTGKTAIVEGLAARIVRGDVPENLKDKQVYSLDMGQLIAGAKYKGEFEERLKSVVNEVTKSDGRIILFIDEIHTLVGAGAGEGAMDAANILKPALSRGELRAIGATTLNEYQKYFEKDKALERRFQTVMVDEPDELSAISILRGLKERYENHHRVRIQDDACIAAVQLSERYISDRFLPDKAIDLMDEAAAKLRMERDSVPEELDEISRRLKQLEIEREAIKREDDQVKITQIDKDIAELKEQEAQFRAKWEGEKELVNRIQQDKEQMENLKYEAERAEREGNYERVAEIRYGKLKALADDIEAIQSQLKNAQGTSALVREEVTADDIAEVVSRWTGIPVTRMLQSEREKLLHLEEELHKRVVGQDEAISAVSDAVRRSRAGLQDPKRPIASFIFLGSTGVGKTELAKALAEYLFNDETMMTRIDMSEYQEKHTVSRLIGAPPGYIGYEEGGQLTEAVRRKPYSVVLFDEIEKAHPDVFNILLQVLDDGRLTDNKGRTVNFKNTIIIMTSNLGSHLIREQIEQNGASLSEEQTARLRTELMGMLKQTIRPEFLNRIDETIMFTPLTEKEIAEVVRLQLNGVKKMLEPQGFTLDVTPQAIAHLAEAGFDPEFGARPVKRAIQHEVLNTLSKKLLAEEVDRDKPIIIDSFGDGLVFRN is encoded by the coding sequence ATGAATTTAGAACAATTTACCATCAAGGCGCAGGAAACCATTCAAGAGGCGGTGAACATCGCTCAACAGCACGGTCAGCAGTCGATTGAGCCGATTCACCTGCTGAAAGGTGTACTGCAAAAGGGGAAGGATGTGACGAACTATCTTTTCCAGAAACTCGGTGCCAACCCCGCACAGATTGAAATGCTCGTCGAACAGGACATCACTCATCTGCCGCGCGTGCAGGGCGGTCAGCCGTATCTTTCGAACGATGCCAACCTCGTCATGCAGCAAGCCGTGGAACAGTCGAAGAAGATGGGCGATGAGTTCGTCAGCATCGAACCGATTCTGCTCGCCCTGCTTACGGTCAACAGCACTGCCAGCCGGATTCTGAAAGATGCCGGCATCACGGAGAAAGAGCTCCGGGCTGCCATCGCTGAGCTCAGGCAGGGACAACGCGTACAGTCGCAGTCGGCAGACGACAACTATCAGTCGCTCGCCAAATACGCGAAAAACCTCGTGGAGGAGGCGCGACAAGGGAAACTCGACCCTGTCATCGGGCGTGATGATGAAATCAGGCGCGTGCTTCAGATTCTGTCGCGACGCACGAAAAACAACCCAATTCTCATCGGTGAGCCGGGAACGGGTAAGACGGCTATCGTGGAAGGACTTGCCGCACGTATCGTCAGGGGCGACGTGCCGGAGAACCTGAAGGACAAGCAGGTCTATTCGCTCGACATGGGACAGCTCATTGCCGGCGCGAAATACAAAGGAGAGTTCGAGGAACGGCTGAAGAGCGTGGTGAACGAGGTGACCAAGAGCGACGGGCGCATCATCCTCTTCATCGACGAGATACACACGCTCGTCGGTGCGGGTGCCGGCGAAGGTGCAATGGATGCTGCCAACATCCTGAAGCCTGCCCTCTCCCGCGGCGAACTGCGTGCCATCGGTGCGACGACGCTGAACGAATACCAGAAGTATTTCGAGAAAGACAAGGCGCTGGAACGCCGCTTCCAGACGGTCATGGTCGATGAGCCAGACGAACTGTCTGCCATCTCTATCCTGCGAGGATTGAAGGAGCGCTATGAGAACCACCACCGCGTGCGGATTCAGGACGATGCCTGCATCGCTGCCGTGCAACTCTCCGAGCGGTATATATCGGACCGTTTCCTGCCCGACAAAGCCATCGACCTGATGGACGAAGCGGCAGCAAAACTGCGCATGGAACGCGACTCGGTGCCCGAAGAACTCGACGAAATCAGCCGGCGACTGAAACAACTGGAGATTGAACGCGAAGCCATCAAGCGCGAAGACGACCAGGTAAAGATTACGCAAATCGACAAGGATATTGCCGAACTGAAAGAGCAGGAAGCACAATTCCGTGCCAAATGGGAAGGCGAGAAAGAGCTCGTCAACCGCATCCAACAGGACAAGGAGCAGATGGAGAACCTGAAATATGAGGCTGAACGCGCCGAGCGGGAAGGCAACTACGAACGGGTGGCTGAAATCCGCTACGGCAAACTGAAAGCCCTCGCCGACGATATCGAGGCTATCCAGTCGCAACTGAAAAACGCGCAGGGGACCTCAGCGCTGGTGCGCGAGGAGGTGACTGCCGACGATATTGCCGAAGTGGTGAGCCGCTGGACGGGCATTCCCGTGACACGTATGCTGCAAAGCGAGCGCGAAAAGCTGTTGCACCTGGAGGAGGAACTCCACAAACGGGTGGTAGGACAGGATGAAGCCATCAGTGCCGTCAGCGATGCCGTGCGCCGAAGCCGTGCCGGGCTCCAAGACCCGAAACGCCCCATCGCCTCGTTTATCTTCCTCGGTTCGACGGGTGTCGGCAAGACGGAGCTGGCAAAGGCGCTGGCAGAATATCTCTTCAACGACGAGACGATGATGACGCGCATCGACATGAGCGAATATCAGGAGAAACATACCGTATCACGACTCATCGGTGCTCCTCCGGGATATATCGGCTACGAAGAGGGCGGACAGCTGACGGAAGCTGTGCGGAGAAAGCCTTACAGCGTGGTGCTGTTCGATGAAATAGAGAAAGCGCATCCCGATGTGTTCAACATCCTGCTGCAAGTGCTCGACGACGGACGCCTGACCGACAACAAGGGACGGACGGTGAACTTCAAGAACACCATCATCATCATGACGTCGAACCTCGGCAGCCACCTCATACGGGAGCAGATAGAACAAAACGGGGCATCGCTCAGCGAAGAGCAGACCGCCCGTCTGCGCACCGAACTGATGGGGATGCTGAAACAGACGATACGCCCGGAATTCCTCAACCGAATCGATGAGACTATCATGTTCACACCGCTGACGGAGAAGGAGATAGCCGAAGTGGTGCGCCTGCAACTGAACGGCGTAAAGAAGATGCTCGAACCGCAAGGATTCACGCTCGACGTGACGCCGCAGGCGATTGCTCACCTTGCAGAGGCTGGCTTCGACCCCGAGTTTGGTGCACGCCCCGTGAAGCGCGCCATACAGCATGAAGTGCTCAATACGCTGTCGAAGAAACTGCTTGCAGAGGAAGTGGACCGCGACAAACCTATCATCATCGACTCGTTCGGAGACGGACTGGTGTTTAGGAATTAA
- a CDS encoding leucine-rich repeat domain-containing protein: MKKKFYTLLFALLAIVMQVQAQVVLNAENFPDANFRAALAGILGINEGDEISQEKINATKSLDVTNKSISDLKGIENFTALTSLYCFINQLTALDVSKNTALIELLCSDNQLTTLDVSKNTALTNLSCYGNKLTTLDVSKNTALTGLYCGYNQLTTLDISKNTALTILNCDYNQLTTLDVSKNTALTTLYCYYNQLTALDVSKNTALTSLTCYNNQIKGAQMDALVNSLPTISSGEFYVFNSSDNSEGNVCTKAQVAIAKSKGWNVYQFNGTAWPKYEGSGEGVLLNAENFPDANFRAALADILGINEGDEISQEKINATTWLDVISKNISDLKGIEHFTALDFLFCSNNQLTALDVSKNTALTLLDCSNNQLTTLDVSKNTALTSLECGYNQLTTLDVSKNTALTTLYCYYNQLTALDVSKNTALTILNCDYNQLTALDVSKNTALTILNCDYNQLTALDVSKNTALTTLYCYYNQLTALDVSKNTALTTLDCYYNQLTALDVSKNTALTTLDCYYNQLTALDVSKNTALTTLDCYYNQLTALDVSKNTALTYLNCYYNQLTALDVSKNTALTYLDCSNNQLTTLDVGKNTALTTLYCNYNKLTTLDVSKNTALTTLYCSYNQLTALDVSKNTALTTLSCADNQLTTLDVSKNTALIKLYCSHNQLTALDLSKNTALTMLFCNNNQIKGEAMDALIASLTTANNGYFVVINTKDTNEGNVCTKTQVAIAKSKGWNVYIYDLRYLIEYEGSDELILNEDNFTDSNFRATLSQILGISEDDEITPEMIDEITTLNVSNKTISNLKGIEHFKELMVLYCQLNQIKGADMDNLIASLPTIDTSSATPALNAPRKTSGTWGSLYAYDNTAGNEGNVITTEQVADANAKGWKVYQFNGTAWEEYAGSTTGITIVENNDDAIANWYTLDGKPLSSKPEKAGMYIVEMSNGLKKKVMVK, encoded by the coding sequence ATGAAAAAGAAATTCTACACCCTACTCTTTGCCCTGCTCGCCATCGTGATGCAGGTACAAGCGCAAGTGGTTCTCAACGCCGAGAACTTCCCCGATGCCAACTTCCGCGCAGCACTTGCCGGTATTCTCGGCATCAACGAAGGCGATGAGATTTCACAGGAAAAGATTAACGCTACCAAAAGCCTGGATGTGACAAACAAGTCCATCAGCGACCTAAAAGGCATTGAGAATTTCACTGCACTGACAAGCTTGTACTGCTTCATCAATCAATTAACTGCGCTTGACGTAAGCAAGAATACAGCACTGATAGAATTGCTCTGCAGCGACAACCAACTGACCACACTCGATGTTAGCAAGAATACGGCACTAACAAATTTGAGCTGCTATGGAAACAAGCTGACCACACTTGATGTGAGCAAGAACACAGCATTGACAGGCTTGTATTGCGGTTACAACCAACTGACCACACTTGATATAAGCAAGAATACAGCATTGACAATATTGAACTGCGATTACAACCAACTGACTACACTTGATGTAAGCAAGAATACAGCACTGACAACATTGTACTGCTACTATAACCAACTGACAGCACTTGACGTGAGCAAGAACACAGCACTGACAAGTTTGACTTGTTATAACAACCAAATAAAAGGCGCACAGATGGATGCATTGGTCAATAGTTTGCCCACTATCAGTAGTGGTGAGTTCTATGTTTTCAATTCAAGTGACAACTCTGAAGGAAACGTATGCACAAAAGCACAGGTAGCCATAGCAAAGAGCAAAGGCTGGAATGTATATCAGTTCAACGGAACGGCATGGCCGAAATACGAAGGTAGCGGTGAAGGGGTTCTCCTCAACGCCGAAAACTTCCCCGATGCCAACTTCCGTGCAGCACTTGCCGATATTCTCGGCATCAACGAAGGCGATGAGATTTCACAGGAAAAAATTAATGCCACGACATGGCTGGATGTCATAAGTAAAAACATCAGCGACCTTAAAGGCATTGAGCATTTCACGGCATTGGATTTTTTGTTCTGCTCCAACAACCAACTGACTGCACTCGATGTGAGCAAGAACACCGCACTGACACTATTGGACTGCTCCAACAACCAACTGACTACCCTCGACGTGAGCAAGAATACAGCACTGACATCACTGGAGTGCGGCTATAACCAACTGACCACACTCGACGTGAGCAAGAATACAGCACTGACAACATTGTACTGCTACTATAACCAACTGACAGCACTTGACGTGAGCAAGAACACAGCACTAACAATATTGAACTGCGATTACAACCAACTGACAGCACTCGACGTGAGCAAGAATACAGCATTGACAATATTGAACTGCGATTACAACCAACTGACAGCACTCGACGTAAGCAAGAATACAGCATTGACAACATTGTACTGCTACTATAACCAACTGACAGCACTCGACGTAAGCAAGAATACGGCACTGACAACATTGGACTGCTACTATAACCAACTGACAGCACTCGACGTAAGCAAGAATACGGCACTGACAACATTGGACTGCTACTATAACCAACTGACAGCACTCGACGTAAGCAAGAATACGGCACTGACAACATTGGACTGCTACTATAACCAACTGACAGCACTTGACGTGAGCAAGAACACAGCACTGACATATTTGAACTGCTATTACAACCAACTGACTGCACTTGACGTGAGCAAGAACACAGCACTGACATATTTGGACTGCTCCAACAACCAACTGACCACACTCGACGTAGGCAAGAACACAGCACTGACAACATTGTACTGCAATTATAACAAACTGACCACACTTGATGTGAGCAAGAACACAGCACTGACAACATTGTACTGCAGTTATAACCAACTGACAGCACTTGACGTGAGCAAGAACACAGCACTGACAACATTATCCTGCGCTGACAACCAACTGACCACACTCGACGTGAGCAAGAATACGGCACTGATAAAATTGTACTGCAGTCATAACCAACTGACTGCGCTCGACCTAAGCAAAAATACTGCACTGACAATGTTGTTCTGCAACAACAACCAAATCAAAGGCGAGGCGATGGATGCATTAATTGCCAGCCTTACTACTGCCAATAATGGATACTTCGTTGTTATCAACACCAAGGATACTAATGAAGGTAATGTTTGCACGAAAACACAGGTAGCCATCGCAAAGAGCAAAGGATGGAATGTGTACATTTATGATTTACGATATTTGATTGAATACGAAGGTAGCGACGAGTTGATATTGAATGAAGACAACTTCACGGACAGCAATTTCCGCGCAACGCTGTCGCAGATTCTCGGCATCAGCGAGGACGATGAGATTACACCCGAAATGATTGACGAAATCACGACACTCAACGTCAGCAACAAGACTATCAGTAACCTGAAAGGTATCGAGCACTTCAAGGAACTGATGGTGCTCTACTGCCAACTCAACCAAATCAAGGGTGCTGACATGGACAACCTTATTGCCAGTCTGCCCACAATCGACACGTCAAGCGCAACACCTGCACTAAACGCTCCGCGCAAAACGAGCGGAACATGGGGCTCGCTCTACGCCTATGACAACACGGCAGGCAACGAGGGTAACGTCATCACCACCGAGCAGGTGGCTGACGCCAACGCCAAAGGCTGGAAGGTATATCAGTTCAACGGCACGGCATGGGAGGAATATGCGGGCAGCACCACCGGCATCACGATTGTCGAAAACAACGACGACGCTATCGCCAACTGGTACACCCTCGACGGCAAACCTCTCAGCAGCAAGCCCGAAAAGGCGGGAATGTATATCGTGGAAATGAGCAACGGATTAAAGAAAAAAGTGATGGTGAAATAG
- a CDS encoding radical SAM-associated putative lipoprotein, whose protein sequence is MKKGKNLSRMGKILTAAMGLLGLTACETDGPELYGSPTMNYRVLGTVVDEDGNPIQGIKATLKEHGEDVTPETFSRYTDAEGKYGSKDFTEGFPTSSMRVVFEDVDGAANGEFEKDSVMFDEMERRKLEEGMNDWYDGVYEFVANKQLKKKE, encoded by the coding sequence ATGAAGAAAGGTAAGAATCTCTCTCGCATGGGGAAAATACTCACAGCAGCCATGGGGCTTCTCGGACTTACTGCGTGCGAGACCGACGGTCCCGAACTCTACGGCTCTCCGACCATGAATTACCGTGTCCTCGGAACCGTGGTTGATGAGGATGGAAATCCCATTCAAGGCATCAAGGCGACACTCAAGGAGCATGGAGAAGACGTGACACCGGAAACCTTCTCACGCTACACAGATGCGGAAGGGAAATATGGGTCGAAGGATTTCACGGAAGGATTTCCAACCAGTAGTATGCGCGTCGTCTTCGAAGATGTTGACGGAGCTGCCAACGGCGAGTTTGAAAAAGACTCCGTCATGTTTGACGAGATGGAGAGGCGCAAACTCGAGGAAGGAATGAACGACTGGTACGACGGCGTCTATGAGTTCGTTGCCAACAAGCAACTTAAAAAGAAAGAATAA
- a CDS encoding TIGR04133 family radical SAM/SPASM protein — translation MSSTGISLRKRIGLEIQRKFQNDLIETHPLYQLFWECTLRCNLHCRHCGSDCKTDTRLKDMPGEDFLRVLDSVRTKQNPHEVFVIITGGEPLMRSDLEKWGRAIYDKGFPWGLVTNGRLLTAERFRSLLAAGLHSVAISLDGLQENHNWMRGDERSFETVSKAIDLMAAEQSIIFDVVTCVTEHNFDELPAIRDFLIGKGVKRWRLLTVFPVGRAADDPELQLSNRHFRELMDFIRQTKREGRIRADFGCEGFLGNYEFDVRDDSFFCKAGVTVGSVLSDGSISACSSIRSDYHQGNIYKDDFMEVWENRFQVFRNKEWARKGECADCKVFRYCRGNGMHLRDGDGNLLMCHMKKLRDE, via the coding sequence ATGAGTTCTACCGGCATATCGCTCCGAAAACGCATTGGGCTGGAAATACAAAGGAAGTTCCAAAACGATTTGATAGAGACTCATCCTCTCTATCAATTGTTCTGGGAATGCACGCTGCGCTGCAACCTTCATTGTCGGCACTGCGGCAGCGATTGCAAGACCGATACCCGTTTGAAAGACATGCCCGGCGAGGATTTCCTGCGAGTGCTGGACAGCGTGCGGACGAAACAGAATCCACACGAAGTCTTTGTCATTATCACAGGAGGCGAACCGCTCATGCGGAGTGACCTTGAGAAGTGGGGGAGAGCCATCTACGACAAAGGATTCCCCTGGGGACTGGTTACCAACGGACGCTTACTCACTGCCGAGCGTTTCCGCTCGCTGCTTGCTGCCGGTCTCCATTCCGTAGCCATCAGCCTCGACGGACTGCAAGAAAACCATAACTGGATGCGCGGTGACGAGCGTAGCTTTGAAACCGTTTCCAAAGCCATCGACCTGATGGCAGCCGAGCAATCCATCATCTTCGATGTCGTGACTTGTGTGACAGAACACAATTTCGACGAGCTGCCAGCCATTCGCGATTTCCTTATCGGAAAGGGAGTGAAGCGGTGGCGACTGCTTACGGTGTTTCCGGTGGGGCGGGCGGCAGACGACCCTGAATTGCAACTCTCCAACCGGCATTTCCGCGAATTGATGGACTTTATCAGGCAGACCAAGCGCGAGGGGCGGATTCGCGCCGACTTCGGCTGTGAAGGCTTTTTGGGAAACTATGAGTTCGATGTGCGCGACGATTCGTTCTTCTGCAAGGCTGGTGTCACCGTGGGCTCCGTCCTTTCCGACGGTTCCATCTCGGCTTGTTCCAGCATCCGCAGCGACTATCATCAGGGCAATATCTACAAAGACGATTTCATGGAGGTGTGGGAGAATCGTTTCCAGGTGTTCCGCAACAAGGAATGGGCACGAAAGGGCGAATGCGCCGACTGCAAGGTGTTCCGCTATTGCCGTGGCAACGGCATGCATCTGCGCGACGGCGACGGCAACCTGCTCATGTGCCACATGAAAAAGTTGCGCGACGAATAG
- a CDS encoding HigA family addiction module antitoxin has product MMTRITTHPGSVLKEELEVRGISQKKFSEVLHLPYTQLNEILNGKRPVTTDFALMMEAALGVNPELLINMQVRYNMSVAMQKKPLLSRLGDIKKACAAIF; this is encoded by the coding sequence ATGATGACTCGTATAACAACACATCCAGGCTCTGTCCTGAAAGAAGAACTGGAGGTAAGAGGCATCTCCCAAAAGAAATTTTCGGAGGTGTTGCATCTGCCATACACTCAGTTAAATGAGATATTAAATGGTAAGCGTCCGGTAACAACCGATTTTGCTTTGATGATGGAGGCAGCTTTGGGGGTCAATCCGGAGTTGCTTATTAACATGCAGGTGCGTTACAACATGTCGGTTGCTATGCAGAAGAAGCCGCTGTTATCCCGTTTGGGCGATATCAAGAAAGCATGTGCTGCTATATTCTGA
- a CDS encoding glutamine synthetase family protein, with product MNNEQLIMNANEVVAFLQKSPKEFTKADIMYFIRENDIEMVNLMYPGGDGKLKTLNFVITDLAYLDTILTCGERVDGSSLFSFIQAGSSDLYVLPRFSTAFVDPFAEIPTLCLLCSYFDKDGNPLESSPEHTLRKASEAFTKVTGMEFQAMGELEYYVISEDEEVFPAIDQRGYHESAPYAKTNSFRQMCMKYIAKTGGQIKYGHSEVGNFKQDGLVYEQNEIEFLPVRVEDAADQLMVAKWVIRNLAYEYGYDVTFAPKITTGKAGSGLHIHMRIVKDGKNQMLSKGVLSEKARKMIAGMMELAPSITAFGNKNPMSYFRLVPHQEAPTNVCWGDRNRSVLVRVPLGWAADVDMCKAANPNEPKTDYDTSIKQTVEMRSPDGSADLYQLLAGLCVACRHGFEMKDALKVAEKTYVNVNIHDKANAKKLAQLAQLPDSCEASADCLKKQRKVFEEYGVFSPAMIDGIIAQLKAYKDKTLRKDIEKKPKEIQKQVETYFHCG from the coding sequence ATGAACAACGAACAATTGATTATGAATGCCAACGAAGTGGTGGCATTTTTGCAGAAATCGCCGAAAGAATTTACGAAGGCGGACATCATGTATTTCATCCGTGAGAACGACATCGAGATGGTCAATCTGATGTATCCCGGCGGTGACGGCAAGCTCAAGACCCTGAACTTTGTCATTACCGACCTCGCTTATCTCGACACCATCCTCACTTGCGGTGAGCGTGTGGACGGCTCAAGCCTCTTCTCGTTCATCCAGGCTGGTAGCAGCGACCTCTATGTGCTGCCACGTTTCTCAACGGCTTTCGTAGATCCGTTTGCAGAGATTCCTACACTCTGCCTCCTCTGCTCATACTTCGACAAGGACGGCAATCCGCTGGAGAGCTCTCCCGAGCACACCCTGCGCAAGGCATCTGAGGCGTTCACGAAGGTGACGGGCATGGAGTTCCAGGCAATGGGTGAGTTGGAATACTACGTGATTTCTGAAGACGAAGAAGTGTTCCCGGCTATCGACCAGCGCGGATATCACGAGTCAGCACCTTATGCTAAGACCAACAGCTTCCGCCAGATGTGCATGAAGTATATCGCAAAGACTGGCGGACAAATCAAATACGGACACTCGGAAGTGGGCAACTTCAAGCAGGACGGACTGGTGTACGAGCAGAACGAAATCGAGTTCCTCCCCGTACGCGTGGAAGACGCTGCCGACCAGCTGATGGTGGCTAAGTGGGTCATCCGCAATCTGGCTTACGAATACGGCTACGACGTGACCTTCGCACCGAAAATCACAACCGGTAAGGCAGGTTCAGGACTCCATATCCACATGCGTATCGTGAAAGACGGTAAGAACCAGATGCTCAGCAAGGGCGTCCTGAGCGAGAAGGCACGCAAGATGATTGCCGGAATGATGGAACTCGCACCGTCAATCACCGCATTCGGAAACAAGAATCCGATGTCATACTTCCGCCTCGTGCCCCATCAGGAAGCACCCACGAACGTATGCTGGGGCGACCGCAACCGCTCAGTGCTCGTACGCGTGCCGCTCGGATGGGCTGCCGACGTGGATATGTGCAAGGCTGCCAACCCCAACGAACCGAAGACCGACTACGACACCAGCATCAAGCAGACCGTTGAGATGCGCTCGCCGGACGGCTCAGCCGACCTCTATCAGTTGCTCGCCGGACTGTGCGTGGCTTGCCGCCATGGCTTCGAGATGAAAGACGCATTGAAGGTGGCAGAGAAGACCTACGTCAACGTCAACATCCACGACAAGGCAAACGCGAAGAAACTCGCACAGCTCGCACAGCTGCCCGACAGCTGCGAGGCATCTGCCGACTGCCTGAAGAAGCAGCGCAAGGTGTTCGAGGAATACGGCGTGTTCTCACCAGCCATGATCGACGGCATCATCGCCCAGCTCAAGGCATACAAAGACAAGACACTCCGCAAGGATATCGAAAAGAAACCGAAAGAAATCCAGAAGCAAGTAGAAACCTACTTCCACTGCGGATAG
- a CDS encoding M6 family metalloprotease domain-containing protein has translation MKKFTTIILCLFVAVALHAIPVKPGQWKTIRLANGTEIKAEFKGDEHGHWWQAADGKCYVKVAQTDYYEEAAKEQLQKKAQMKRAKRATARKNKLRSRAKKAGTFTGNQKCLIILVEYADQSFEAGHDQALFNNVANAENYSENGYKGSVRDYFKAQSNGTFVLDFDVVGPVKLSQNYSYYGQNDSRGDDLRPGAMVVEALDSVKNQVNFADYDWDGDGEVEQVYVLYSGKGEADGGDDDTIWPHEWSLSGNDYGDAYTHNGITIDTYACGSELSGDGGLGGIGTFCHEFSHCLGFPDMYDTQYSGNFGMGHFDLMSSGSYNGDSFQPAEYTAYERMIAGWTIPTELVNDTVITSMEAVNKQGETFIIYNKAYPDEYYLIENRQKTGFDEALPGSGLMITHVDYDEWAWFFNIVNSNCDNTHYSTIYPEYAQYYDHYKNDHERCTIFHADDNDSYEAGDLYPYAGTDSLTNRSQPAATLYNKNTDGKKLMNVRITDITKNSDGTMSFNFGKIVPQPSNHLFYESFDDCNGTGGNDNAWAGNVASSQTNFRPDNEGWTALQNKNYGGDQCAKFGTGSVKGTATTPEFTVSGTATFTFRAAPFGTDGTDGTTLTLSTNNPDVTISPTTFTMKHNQWTDFTATLTGTGNVKVTFTPAKRLFLDEVMADDPTATAIKELPTVNPTVANGRIYTIDGRFVGTDFSVLKKGIYIVDGKKVIK, from the coding sequence ATGAAAAAGTTTACAACAATCATCTTATGTCTTTTTGTAGCCGTCGCGCTACATGCAATACCCGTGAAACCAGGGCAGTGGAAAACGATACGTCTGGCAAACGGAACGGAAATCAAAGCAGAGTTCAAAGGCGATGAGCATGGACACTGGTGGCAGGCAGCCGACGGGAAGTGCTATGTGAAAGTAGCTCAAACGGACTACTATGAGGAAGCCGCCAAAGAGCAGCTGCAGAAAAAGGCGCAAATGAAAAGAGCCAAGCGGGCAACAGCCAGAAAGAACAAACTGCGCAGCCGTGCGAAAAAAGCAGGAACTTTCACGGGCAATCAGAAATGTCTCATCATACTCGTGGAATACGCCGATCAAAGTTTTGAAGCAGGACACGATCAAGCCCTTTTCAACAATGTTGCCAATGCCGAAAACTATTCGGAGAACGGATATAAAGGCAGCGTGAGAGACTACTTCAAGGCACAGAGCAACGGAACGTTTGTCCTCGATTTCGATGTTGTCGGACCAGTCAAACTGTCCCAGAACTACAGCTATTACGGACAAAACGACAGCAGAGGCGACGACCTGCGCCCGGGTGCAATGGTCGTGGAGGCACTCGACTCGGTAAAAAATCAAGTCAATTTCGCCGATTATGACTGGGATGGCGACGGCGAAGTGGAGCAGGTCTATGTGCTTTATTCAGGAAAGGGAGAGGCTGATGGCGGTGATGACGATACCATCTGGCCGCACGAATGGTCACTCTCAGGCAACGACTATGGAGATGCATATACGCACAACGGCATCACGATTGACACTTACGCCTGTGGCTCGGAGCTCAGTGGCGATGGGGGGTTGGGCGGCATCGGTACGTTCTGCCACGAATTCTCACACTGCCTGGGCTTCCCAGATATGTACGACACTCAATATAGCGGAAATTTTGGGATGGGACATTTCGACCTTATGAGTAGCGGAAGCTATAACGGCGATAGTTTCCAACCCGCAGAATACACCGCATACGAACGTATGATTGCAGGATGGACCATCCCGACAGAACTCGTCAACGACACGGTCATCACCTCAATGGAGGCAGTCAACAAACAAGGAGAGACATTTATTATATATAATAAGGCTTATCCCGATGAGTATTACCTGATAGAAAACAGACAGAAAACAGGATTCGACGAAGCACTCCCGGGCAGCGGACTCATGATTACACACGTCGATTACGACGAATGGGCATGGTTCTTCAATATCGTGAACTCCAATTGTGACAATACTCATTATTCAACCATTTATCCGGAATATGCCCAATACTATGACCATTATAAGAATGACCATGAAAGATGTACGATATTCCATGCGGACGATAACGACAGTTATGAGGCGGGAGACCTGTATCCCTATGCAGGAACCGACAGCCTGACAAACAGGTCGCAGCCGGCAGCAACGCTGTATAACAAAAATACGGACGGCAAGAAGCTCATGAACGTCCGCATCACGGACATCACAAAGAACAGCGACGGCACCATGTCGTTCAACTTCGGAAAGATTGTTCCGCAGCCCAGCAACCACCTCTTCTATGAATCGTTCGACGATTGTAACGGAACGGGCGGAAACGATAATGCCTGGGCTGGAAACGTAGCCTCAAGCCAAACTAATTTCAGACCTGATAATGAGGGATGGACAGCACTCCAAAATAAGAATTATGGCGGAGACCAGTGCGCCAAGTTCGGTACGGGCTCGGTAAAAGGCACAGCCACGACACCCGAATTCACCGTCAGTGGCACAGCTACGTTCACCTTCAGGGCTGCACCTTTCGGCACCGACGGCACCGACGGCACCACGCTGACACTCTCAACCAACAATCCGGACGTGACCATCTCGCCGACAACCTTCACAATGAAGCACAACCAGTGGACAGATTTCACGGCGACGCTCACCGGTACAGGTAACGTGAAAGTGACCTTCACGCCGGCGAAACGCCTGTTCCTCGACGAAGTGATGGCTGACGACCCGACAGCAACTGCCATCAAAGAACTGCCGACGGTCAACCCGACAGTTGCGAACGGGCGCATCTATACCATCGACGGACGCTTTGTAGGCACAGACTTCTCCGTGCTGAAGAAAGGCATCTATATTGTTGACGGAAAGAAAGTGATTAAGTGA